TGGCCAGCATCGGGCTGACGATCCCGACCATCGCGGTGTCGTCCATCTGGTTGCAGGGGCCGCTGGTGCTCGGGCTGGGCGGCACGCACATGGTGTTGCTCGGGCTGACGTTCGTCGTCACGACGCTCACCGTGGTGCCGGGGCGGGCGACTCTGCTGCAGAGCGGGGTGCACCTCGTGCTGTTCGCCGCGTTCCTGTTCCTCGCGATCAGCCCCTGAGGCCCCGGCTACACGCCCTTGCGCATGGCACGGTTGCCGAGGATGAGACCGACGGCGGCGACCAGGGCCGCGGCGGCCGTGCCGGACAGGACGGACAGGTCGGTGAGGTTGCCCGCGAACAGGGCGCGCTGCGCCTCCACGATGTACGAGATCGGGTTGAGCTGCCCGACCACCCGCAGCCAGTCAGGTCCGGAGTCCATCGGCAGCAGCACGCCCGACAGCAGGAGCAGCGGGAAGAGCAGCGTCTGCGTGACGATGTAGAAGAGCGTGCCACTGGGCGCCGACTTGAAGGCCAGGACGAACGACAGGGCGCCCAGCCCGATCCCGAACAGCACCAGCAGCGCCAGCCCCGCCAGCACGCCCGCCAGGTGCAGCCGGAACCCCAGCGGCACCGCCAGCGCGATGATCAGCACCGACTGGCAGAGCAGGACCGCCATCTCCTTCATCGTCCTGCCCACCAGCATGGCCGTGCGGTTGACCGGCGTGACCATCAGCCGCTCCAGCGACCCGCCGAGCAACTCGACCAGCAGCGTGTAGCCCGCCGCCATCGGCCCTGACAGGCAC
The Nonomuraea muscovyensis genome window above contains:
- a CDS encoding ABC transporter permease, which produces MTTFLRDTATVFTREVRPSLREPVGLLFEMGQPLLFLFLFGSLLDGAIGSSWQWFVPGILVMMCLSGPMAAGYTLLVELLGGSLERLMVTPVNRTAMLVGRTMKEMAVLLCQSVLIIALAVPLGFRLHLAGVLAGLALLVLFGIGLGALSFVLAFKSAPSGTLFYIVTQTLLFPLLLLSGVLLPMDSGPDWLRVVGQLNPISYIVEAQRALFAGNLTDLSVLSGTAAAALVAAVGLILGNRAMRKGV